In Carassius gibelio isolate Cgi1373 ecotype wild population from Czech Republic chromosome B17, carGib1.2-hapl.c, whole genome shotgun sequence, a single window of DNA contains:
- the LOC127976264 gene encoding tuberoinfundibular peptide of 39 residues translates to MVALPLPLRPAILFLVLMSVTLMTSAFPQPQLRPLQSNLPAIGQEDSKGEQWEVLYPSISLRDWSIQMLTAPDFGAAKTGTEQLVGDDWLPLSQSQMEEELVKGWPGNWPSRVGHQQKRNIVVADDAAFREKSKLLTAMERQKWLNSYMQKLLVVNSK, encoded by the exons ATGGTGGCTTTACCCTTGCCTCTTCGTCCTGCCATATTGTTCTTAGTCCTGATGAGTGTGACACTGATGACATCTGCATTTCCCCAGCCTCAACTTCGACCTCTGCAAAG TAACTTGCCTGCTATTGGTCAAGAAGACTCCAAAGGTGAACAGTGGGAAGTTCTGTACCCCTCCATCTCACTCCGTGACTGGAGCATTCAGATGCTGACCGCCCCAGATTTTGGTGCAGCTAAGACTGGGACAGAACAGCTGGTGGGAGATGATTGGCTTCCCCTCAGCCAATCACAGATGGAGGAGGAGCTGGTGAAGGGCTGGCCGGGGAACTGGCCTTCACGGGTGGGTCACCAGCAGAAGAGAAACATAGTGGTGGCAGATGACGCTGCATTTAGAGAGAAGAGTAAGCTTTTGACAGCAATGGAAAGACAGAAATGGCTCAATTCCTATATGCAGAAACTCTTAGTAGTTAATTCAAAGTAA